In a genomic window of Flavobacterium sp. KACC 22761:
- a CDS encoding DUF6341 family protein → MTAFFEGIQYLFVNILFAPLDFLRHLELITWFGANTINWIFMIICACAIVYWIKQLRIFDDAGTENQDTTAHSFLK, encoded by the coding sequence ATGACAGCTTTTTTCGAAGGAATTCAATACTTATTCGTTAACATTTTGTTTGCTCCACTTGACTTTTTACGTCATTTAGAATTGATCACGTGGTTTGGTGCAAACACTATTAACTGGATTTTCATGATCATCTGCGCATGTGCAATCGTTTATTGGATTAAACAATTACGCATTTTTGATGACGCCGGAACAGAAAACCAAGATACAACGGCTCATTCATTTTTAAAATAA
- a CDS encoding glycosyltransferase — protein sequence MKVVHIIEALGGGVYTYFRDLSTFFGDDEINKNIETTIIYSGNRKEIDAQKIKSEFSDGVKLIQVNMVRELSPLQDLKSAYQLAKELKKLNPDIIHLHSSKAGVLGRVAYFFLFKKKKLFYTPHGYSFLRTDISGTLRTIYWTIEKNFQRFFGGTIVACGDTEQKIAQKLGPAKLVRNGIDIANVQEHFAPHQNEKLTIGIMARITAARNPEMFNQIALKFPDFNFVWIGDGELRHLITSPNIRITGWILDRKTVLKELNNIDIYMQVSLWEGLPIAVLEAMALQKPVIATNIIGNKDAVLHEKTGFLFTEIAELDGFFEILKDAETRAKFGENALARCRELFDKNQNFKQLLALYQE from the coding sequence TTGAAAGTTGTACATATAATTGAGGCGCTCGGTGGCGGCGTTTATACCTATTTTAGAGATTTATCGACTTTCTTTGGAGATGATGAAATAAACAAAAACATAGAAACCACTATTATTTATAGCGGTAATCGAAAAGAAATAGATGCACAAAAAATTAAATCTGAATTTTCAGATGGCGTTAAACTGATCCAAGTCAATATGGTTCGGGAGTTATCGCCATTACAAGATTTAAAATCGGCTTATCAATTAGCAAAAGAACTTAAAAAATTAAACCCAGATATTATTCACCTTCATTCTTCAAAAGCGGGAGTTTTGGGCAGAGTCGCTTATTTTTTCTTATTTAAAAAGAAAAAACTTTTTTATACGCCTCACGGATATTCGTTTTTAAGAACTGACATTTCAGGCACATTAAGAACCATTTACTGGACAATTGAAAAAAATTTTCAGCGCTTTTTTGGTGGCACAATTGTAGCCTGTGGAGATACAGAACAAAAAATTGCTCAAAAATTAGGGCCGGCAAAATTAGTCCGAAACGGAATTGATATTGCAAATGTTCAGGAGCATTTTGCACCTCATCAAAATGAAAAACTGACTATTGGAATTATGGCCAGAATTACAGCTGCCAGAAATCCTGAAATGTTTAATCAAATTGCTTTAAAGTTTCCAGATTTTAATTTTGTTTGGATTGGCGACGGCGAATTGAGACATTTAATTACATCTCCAAATATTAGAATTACAGGCTGGATTTTAGATCGAAAAACGGTTTTAAAAGAACTTAATAATATTGATATTTACATGCAAGTTTCGCTTTGGGAAGGTTTGCCAATTGCCGTTCTAGAAGCGATGGCGCTACAAAAACCGGTTATTGCGACTAATATCATTGGAAATAAAGATGCTGTGCTGCATGAAAAAACAGGATTTCTTTTTACTGAAATAGCCGAATTAGATGGTTTCTTTGAAATTTTAAAAGATGCCGAAACTAGAGCAAAATTTGGTGAAAACGCTTTGGCAAGATGTCGTGAATTATTCGACAAAAACCAAAATTTTAAACAACTTTTGGCGCTTTATCAAGAGTAA
- a CDS encoding ORF6N domain-containing protein: MEDQSLLFEETISNKIYFIRGQKVMLDSDLASLYEVETRVLNQAVKRNVSRFPIDFMFELSQSEFNNLKSQIVTSSWGGTRKLPSAFTEHGILMLSSVLKSDRAIQTNIQIMRIFTKVRQMLLDTTEIKVDILQIQKKLENHDKNIELVFSYLDELTEKKENESERVKIGYKK; this comes from the coding sequence ATGGAAGATCAATCTTTACTTTTTGAAGAAACAATTTCTAATAAAATATATTTTATACGTGGTCAAAAGGTGATGTTGGATAGTGATCTGGCTTCTCTTTATGAAGTAGAAACCCGAGTTCTGAATCAAGCCGTAAAAAGAAATGTATCAAGATTTCCAATAGATTTCATGTTTGAATTGTCACAAAGTGAATTTAATAACTTGAAATCACAAATTGTGACATCAAGTTGGGGAGGAACTAGAAAACTACCTTCAGCTTTTACGGAACATGGTATTTTAATGTTATCAAGCGTTCTAAAAAGCGACAGAGCAATTCAAACTAATATTCAAATTATGAGGATTTTCACGAAAGTGAGACAAATGCTCTTGGATACAACAGAAATTAAAGTTGATATTCTTCAGATTCAGAAGAAGTTAGAAAATCATGATAAAAATATTGAATTGGTATTTTCTTATTTAGATGAATTAACTGAAAAGAAAGAAAATGAATCTGAAAGAGTGAAGATTGGTTATAAAAAATAA
- a CDS encoding phenylacetate--CoA ligase family protein has product MIRLFDLSLKLNGFPIKEAKAELDKIVHFSEDEYASFLKSKKKEIVGFHLKNNSFYKELVGNSDVENWENLPILNKQNLQKPLEERLSKGYSKKNIYLNKTSGSSGTPFVFAKDKYSHALTWASNIMRFGWFGIDFNHSYQARFYGIPMDFIGYQKERLKDFLTHRFRFPVFDLSDEVLERFLKKFKTKKFDYINGYTSSIVLFAKFLEQKNIILKEICPTLKACFVTSEMLFETDKKLLEKQFGLPIISEYGASELDLIAFENPQGEWQVNTETLFVEILDENNNPVPHGTEGKIVITSLFNKANPFIRYEIGDIGILDEKSTPQKPILKKLIGRTNDVAILPSGKKSPGLTFYYVTKSIIEDDGNVKEFIIKQTKIDTFEIDYISEKELVSEQIQKIKEAIDLYLEPNLNFTFNRKTVLERTNRGKLKQFKSYL; this is encoded by the coding sequence ATGATTCGTCTTTTTGATCTTTCGCTAAAGCTAAATGGTTTTCCAATAAAGGAAGCTAAAGCTGAATTGGATAAAATTGTTCATTTTTCAGAAGATGAATATGCTTCATTTCTTAAAAGCAAAAAGAAAGAGATTGTCGGTTTTCATCTCAAAAACAACTCTTTTTACAAAGAATTAGTTGGAAATTCTGATGTCGAAAATTGGGAAAATCTTCCGATTTTAAACAAACAGAATTTACAAAAACCGTTGGAAGAAAGACTTTCAAAAGGTTATTCTAAAAAAAATATTTACCTCAACAAAACCTCCGGATCAAGCGGAACTCCTTTTGTTTTTGCAAAAGACAAATATTCCCACGCTTTAACTTGGGCTTCCAATATTATGCGTTTTGGCTGGTTCGGAATTGATTTTAATCATTCGTATCAAGCGCGTTTTTATGGCATTCCGATGGATTTTATTGGATATCAAAAAGAACGTCTCAAAGATTTTTTGACACATCGTTTTCGTTTTCCTGTTTTTGATTTATCAGATGAAGTTCTTGAAAGATTTCTGAAAAAATTCAAAACTAAAAAATTCGATTACATCAACGGTTATACAAGTTCAATTGTCCTTTTTGCTAAATTTTTAGAACAGAAAAATATCATTTTAAAAGAAATTTGCCCAACTTTAAAAGCCTGTTTTGTTACTTCTGAAATGCTTTTTGAAACGGATAAAAAATTGTTGGAAAAACAATTCGGTCTTCCGATTATTAGCGAATACGGCGCTTCTGAATTGGATTTGATTGCTTTTGAAAATCCACAAGGCGAATGGCAGGTAAATACCGAAACGCTGTTTGTCGAAATTTTAGATGAAAACAATAATCCTGTTCCACATGGAACAGAAGGAAAAATTGTAATTACTTCGTTATTCAACAAAGCAAATCCTTTTATCAGATATGAAATTGGCGACATCGGTATCTTAGACGAAAAAAGCACTCCACAAAAACCAATTCTTAAAAAATTAATTGGAAGAACCAACGATGTTGCAATTCTGCCAAGCGGAAAAAAATCGCCAGGTTTGACGTTCTATTATGTAACCAAAAGCATTATTGAAGACGATGGAAACGTAAAAGAATTTATCATCAAACAAACCAAAATAGATACTTTCGAAATCGATTATATTTCTGAAAAAGAACTAGTTTCAGAACAAATTCAAAAAATAAAAGAAGCTATTGATTTGTATTTAGAACCGAATTTAAACTTCACTTTTAATCGAAAAACAGTTTTAGAAAGAACCAATCGCGGGAAACTAAAACAGTTTAAATCGTATTTATAA
- a CDS encoding UDP-glucuronic acid decarboxylase family protein, which produces MKRILITGAAGFLGSHLCDRFIKEGYFVIGMDNLITGDLKNIEHLFKLENFEFYHHDITKFVHVPGDLDYILHFASPASPIDYLKIPIQTLKVGSLGTHNLLGLARVKKARILIASTSEVYGDPLVHPQTEEYYGNVNTIGPRGVYDEAKRFQESITMAYHTFHGVETRIVRIFNTYGPRMRLNDGRVIPAFIGQALRGEDLTIFGDGMQTRSFCYVDDQVEGIFRLLHSDYVYPVNIGNPDEITIKDFAEEIIKLTGTNQKVVYHPLPINDPLQRQPDTTKAKELLGWEAKVSRAEGMKITYEYFKSLSPEELAKEEHKDFSSYIK; this is translated from the coding sequence ATGAAAAGAATACTTATTACCGGAGCAGCAGGATTTTTAGGATCGCATCTATGCGACCGATTCATTAAAGAAGGCTATTTTGTTATTGGAATGGATAACCTGATTACCGGAGATCTTAAAAATATTGAACATTTATTTAAGTTAGAAAATTTCGAATTTTATCATCACGATATTACCAAGTTTGTCCATGTTCCGGGCGATTTAGATTATATTTTACATTTTGCTTCGCCGGCAAGTCCTATTGATTATTTAAAAATCCCGATTCAAACTTTAAAAGTGGGATCTTTAGGAACGCATAATTTGTTAGGTCTAGCGCGAGTTAAAAAAGCCAGAATTTTGATCGCATCGACTTCAGAAGTTTATGGAGATCCATTGGTGCATCCGCAGACTGAAGAATATTATGGAAACGTGAACACAATTGGTCCGAGAGGCGTTTATGACGAAGCAAAACGTTTTCAGGAATCTATCACCATGGCATATCATACTTTTCACGGTGTAGAAACCAGAATCGTTCGTATTTTTAATACTTATGGACCAAGAATGCGACTAAACGACGGACGCGTAATTCCGGCTTTTATTGGTCAAGCTTTGCGTGGAGAAGATTTAACGATTTTTGGCGACGGAATGCAAACGCGTTCTTTCTGTTATGTAGATGATCAGGTCGAAGGTATTTTCAGATTATTGCATTCTGATTATGTATATCCAGTAAATATTGGAAATCCTGACGAAATCACAATCAAAGATTTTGCCGAGGAAATTATAAAACTAACGGGAACAAACCAGAAAGTGGTTTATCATCCACTACCAATAAACGATCCTTTGCAGCGTCAGCCAGATACTACAAAAGCAAAAGAATTGTTAGGTTGGGAAGCAAAAGTAAGCCGTGCCGAAGGAATGAAAATTACTTACGAGTATTTTAAATCGTTATCTCCGGAAGAATTGGCAAAAGAAGAACATAAAGACTTTTCAAGCTATATAAAATAA
- the purD gene encoding phosphoribosylamine--glycine ligase, which produces MTILLLGSGGREHAFAWKMTQSPLCEKLFVVPGNAGTAAIAENVAIAATDFEAVKALVLKENISLVVVGPEDPLVKGIYDYFKNDESLKNIPVIGPSKLGAQLEGSKEFAKEFLMKHNIPTAAYDSFTAETVEEGCKFLETLQPPYVLKADGLAAGKGVLIIQDLEEAKTELRNMLVHAKFGTASAKVVIEEFLDGIELSCFVLTDGKSYKILPTAKDYKRIGEGDTGLNTGGMGAVSPVPYVDAVLMEKIETRIVKPTIEGFQKDGIEYKGFVFIGLINVKGEPIVIEYNVRMGDPETEVVVPRLKSDLVELFLSVADQKLGDFNLEVDPRSATTVMVVSGGYPEDFEKGKVISGLENISDSIVFHAGTKLDGENVVTNGGRVIAITSYGDNFQEAIKKSYQNIDKLSFDKMYFRKDIGFDLI; this is translated from the coding sequence ATGACAATTTTATTATTGGGATCAGGCGGAAGAGAGCATGCTTTTGCATGGAAAATGACACAGAGTCCGCTTTGCGAAAAACTTTTTGTAGTACCTGGAAATGCAGGAACTGCTGCAATCGCTGAAAACGTTGCAATCGCTGCAACTGATTTTGAAGCTGTAAAAGCATTAGTACTTAAAGAAAATATAAGTTTAGTAGTCGTAGGACCTGAAGATCCATTGGTAAAGGGTATTTACGATTATTTTAAAAACGACGAAAGTTTGAAAAATATTCCAGTTATCGGTCCATCAAAATTGGGTGCACAATTGGAAGGAAGTAAAGAATTTGCAAAAGAATTCTTGATGAAACACAACATTCCAACTGCAGCTTATGATAGTTTTACGGCTGAAACAGTTGAAGAAGGATGTAAATTTCTTGAAACATTACAACCACCATACGTTTTAAAAGCAGACGGTTTAGCGGCTGGAAAAGGTGTTTTGATTATTCAGGATCTTGAAGAAGCAAAAACAGAATTACGCAACATGTTGGTTCATGCAAAATTTGGAACAGCAAGCGCGAAGGTTGTAATCGAAGAATTTTTGGACGGAATCGAATTAAGCTGTTTCGTTTTGACTGATGGAAAAAGCTATAAAATTCTTCCAACAGCAAAAGATTACAAACGTATTGGAGAAGGCGATACAGGTTTAAACACAGGTGGAATGGGAGCTGTTTCTCCGGTTCCTTATGTAGATGCTGTTTTGATGGAAAAAATAGAAACTCGTATCGTAAAACCAACAATCGAAGGTTTCCAAAAAGACGGAATCGAATATAAAGGATTTGTGTTCATTGGATTAATCAATGTAAAAGGTGAACCAATTGTTATTGAATATAACGTAAGAATGGGAGATCCTGAAACTGAAGTTGTGGTTCCGAGATTAAAATCAGATTTAGTTGAGTTATTCTTATCTGTTGCAGATCAGAAATTAGGAGACTTTAATTTAGAAGTTGATCCAAGAAGCGCAACAACTGTTATGGTTGTTTCGGGCGGATATCCTGAAGATTTCGAAAAAGGTAAAGTAATTTCTGGATTAGAAAATATTTCAGATTCTATAGTTTTTCACGCAGGTACAAAATTAGATGGCGAAAATGTCGTTACTAATGGAGGACGTGTAATTGCAATAACATCTTATGGAGATAATTTCCAAGAGGCCATAAAAAAATCTTACCAAAACATAGATAAACTAAGCTTTGATAAGATGTATTTTAGAAAAGATATCGGTTTCGATTTAATCTAA
- a CDS encoding glycosyltransferase family 2 protein codes for MNELVSIIVPTYNTEKFIRQTIESVQNQTYTNWEMILVDDASTDQTIAIIEEFAQKDSRIKLFKLEKNSGNGFARNVALEKASGKYIAYLDSDDLWRSDKLEKQLQFLKEKNAPFTFSFYDSIDEEGNNLNRRVENPQPLTYKQLFFCNYVGNLTAIYDVEYFGKIILETSQKRQDWRIWLTILKQIRTAEAIPEPLAFYRIRKDSISSSKFKLIKHNFGVYREFHGYNLVFSVLLMMRFLFTQLIIKPKYIKKI; via the coding sequence ATGAACGAATTAGTTTCTATTATTGTACCGACATATAATACTGAAAAGTTCATTAGACAAACAATTGAATCAGTTCAAAATCAAACCTATACAAACTGGGAAATGATTTTGGTTGATGATGCTTCAACAGATCAGACAATTGCAATAATTGAAGAATTTGCTCAAAAAGATTCCAGAATAAAACTATTCAAACTAGAAAAAAATTCAGGAAATGGTTTTGCTAGGAATGTGGCTTTGGAAAAAGCTTCCGGAAAATATATCGCTTATCTGGATTCTGATGATTTATGGCGCTCAGATAAATTAGAAAAACAGCTTCAGTTTTTAAAAGAGAAAAATGCTCCGTTTACTTTTAGCTTTTACGATTCTATTGATGAAGAAGGAAATAATTTAAACCGTAGAGTCGAAAATCCACAGCCATTAACTTATAAACAGTTGTTTTTCTGTAATTATGTCGGGAATCTTACGGCAATTTACGACGTAGAATACTTTGGGAAAATCATTTTAGAAACTTCACAAAAACGTCAGGATTGGAGAATTTGGTTAACAATTTTAAAACAAATAAGAACTGCAGAAGCCATTCCAGAACCGTTGGCGTTTTACAGAATTAGAAAAGATTCTATTTCATCTTCAAAATTCAAATTGATCAAACACAACTTTGGTGTTTATAGAGAATTCCATGGATATAATCTGGTTTTTTCTGTTTTGTTGATGATGAGGTTTTTGTTTACTCAATTGATAATCAAACCAAAATATATAAAGAAGATTTAA
- the upp gene encoding uracil phosphoribosyltransferase, whose protein sequence is MKIHYISENNSVLNHFLGQIRNVNVQNDSMRFRRNIERIGEIMAYELSKTLPYKNVDIQTPLGIKKTTEIETDLVLCPILRAGLPLHNGFLNYFDHAENSFVSACRFHPNNDDEFEILVEYQAISNLNNKTVLLLDPMLATGQSIVAVHKKLMENASPTAFHIVVVIAAPEGIAHLEKNLPDNCHLWVASLDEKLNQKNYIVPGLGDAGDLAYGSKL, encoded by the coding sequence ATGAAAATTCATTATATATCTGAAAACAATAGCGTTTTGAATCATTTTTTAGGCCAAATAAGAAATGTAAATGTTCAGAACGACAGCATGCGTTTTAGAAGAAATATAGAACGAATTGGCGAAATTATGGCTTATGAACTAAGCAAAACTTTGCCGTACAAAAATGTCGATATCCAGACGCCACTCGGGATTAAAAAGACGACCGAGATTGAAACTGATTTAGTTTTGTGTCCAATTTTAAGAGCTGGATTACCGCTTCATAATGGCTTTTTAAACTATTTTGATCATGCCGAAAACAGCTTCGTTTCGGCCTGCAGATTTCATCCAAATAATGACGATGAATTTGAGATTTTAGTTGAATATCAAGCAATTTCAAACTTGAATAATAAAACAGTTTTATTGCTTGATCCAATGTTGGCAACGGGTCAATCGATTGTAGCAGTTCATAAAAAACTAATGGAAAATGCTAGTCCAACAGCATTTCATATTGTGGTAGTTATTGCAGCTCCCGAAGGAATTGCTCATTTAGAAAAAAATCTGCCTGACAATTGCCATTTATGGGTTGCTTCTCTTGATGAAAAACTTAATCAGAAAAACTATATTGTTCCTGGACTTGGCGATGCCGGCGATCTAGCTTACGGAAGCAAATTATAA
- a CDS encoding DUF6427 family protein has protein sequence MITSVFKKSTPLNYSLVVILILVFFFLFQIQDPSWITAPFLAFQKVSLLCFILASFFVVNFIVKKNGLSKDNGYSIFFYLLFILFFPTIFNDSNVIYANFFLLLALRRLISLQSLKASKEKIFDASFWILIASLFQFWCILFLILVFISIIFHVSRDYRNWVLPFVAFLAVALIFLLVSLLFHFDAIAFFEKRAVIDLNIDYFKNNYENGALSIYVAVALFFVVSMLSTLSNRPQIVHSSYKKVVACFFIAAFVFILSPNKSNDLLLFSITPLTIMASSHVEYMQQKLNNEIVFYVLICCSLFTFFSQL, from the coding sequence ATGATAACAAGTGTTTTTAAAAAATCTACGCCATTAAATTATTCTTTGGTTGTAATTTTAATACTGGTTTTCTTTTTTCTGTTCCAAATTCAAGATCCATCTTGGATAACGGCACCTTTTTTAGCATTTCAAAAAGTGAGTTTGTTGTGCTTTATTTTGGCTTCTTTTTTCGTGGTTAATTTCATTGTAAAAAAGAACGGGCTCAGTAAAGACAACGGATATTCGATATTTTTCTATTTATTGTTCATCTTGTTTTTCCCAACGATATTTAACGATTCGAATGTAATTTATGCCAATTTCTTTTTGTTGCTAGCACTTCGAAGATTAATTTCGTTGCAATCCTTAAAAGCTTCAAAAGAAAAAATATTTGATGCTTCTTTTTGGATTTTAATAGCATCGTTGTTTCAATTTTGGTGTATCCTGTTCTTGATTTTAGTTTTTATATCAATTATTTTTCACGTTTCGCGCGATTATCGTAACTGGGTTTTGCCATTTGTAGCGTTTTTAGCAGTTGCATTAATCTTTTTGTTGGTATCACTTTTATTCCATTTTGATGCCATTGCATTTTTTGAAAAAAGAGCCGTAATCGATTTGAATATCGATTATTTCAAAAACAATTATGAAAACGGAGCACTTTCAATTTATGTTGCGGTTGCGCTTTTCTTTGTAGTTTCGATGTTGTCAACCTTATCAAACAGACCACAAATTGTACATTCTTCGTATAAAAAAGTAGTAGCTTGTTTTTTCATTGCTGCTTTCGTTTTTATTCTTTCACCAAATAAAAGCAACGATTTATTGTTGTTCAGCATCACTCCTTTAACCATTATGGCATCAAGTCATGTGGAATATATGCAGCAAAAACTGAACAACGAAATTGTATTTTACGTGCTGATTTGCTGCAGTTTGTTTACTTTTTTCTCTCAATTATAA